agagcgaagccccggaggggcagagcattgccccctggtgggcagagtgtagccccctggtaggcgtgctgggtggatcccggtcgggcgcatgcgggagtctgtctgtctctccccgtttccagcttcagagaaatgcaaaaaaaaaaaaaaaaaaaaaaaaagaacggagagatgagaagcatcaatcattagtttttcgttgcgtgttgcaacaccttagttgttcattgattgctttctcatatgtgccttgaccgcaggccttcagcagaccaagcaaccccttgcttgagccagcgaccttgggtccaagctggtgagctttactcaaaccagatgagcccgcgctcaagctggcgacctcggggtctcgaacctggattttccgcatcccagtccgacactctatcccagtggtctccaaactttttacacaggggtccaattaactgtccctcagaccattggagggctgccaaatacagtggtcctctcactgaccaccaatgaaagaggtgccccttccagaagtgcagtgggggctggaaaaatggcctcagggggccgcattgcagcccacgggccgtagcttggggacgcctgctctatccactgcgccacctcctggtcaggccctttggtcatttttaaaataaatgtacatgGACCCACATCAATCTTATAACTAATGGTGTTTCTCTGACAGCTAACAGTAATATTATTTTCTACTGAtttgagatggggggggggaagagagagaaaaggagaaaaagagaagcatcaattcattgttccacttagttgtgcactctttGGTTGCTTATCAtagtgtcctgaccagagattgaacccacaacctcagtgcacctggacaatactctatccactgacccacaccgccagTACCTAGCAGTGTTTAATCACTAACCTATTAATCATCATTTTGCTTTCTAACATTTGAACactgtatggaatcctgcaatgACTCTTTCTTGTATGTATAGTATACTTctctaaatatttctaaatgaaatttCTCAATGAAAAGCAGTGTTAATGAAATGTACTATATATACTGCCCTCCAAATAAGGTTGGGTTACCAAGTGTTTCCTGTCCTTCCACGTGTTTCAGAAgctgagaaaaagagacaaaaaggaaaaatgcagAATGTGGTGGGAttgtgaagaaaagagacaacGAGAGGTCCCCACCCAAACTCACCAGGGTAGACCAGGAAGTCACCCCCGAACTTGCCAGCAGCGCTGAGGAAGAAGCCCCGCTCCCACAGGTCTCTGTAGATGCTGTAGCGCAGCTCATGGGCTGGCCGGCCAGCGTGGGGCCAGTCCTTGGACTGGACACGCCAGTCCAGGGGCCGAGCCTTGATGGGTCGAGGCCTAGCAGTGGCTAGCTGGACGAGGAGAGCAGACCTGGGCAAGGGGGCCGCCCCATCTGAGGGCCCTAATTGGGGAGAGGAGGAACCTGGGGGAGGTGAACCCAAGAGTTTGGTGAATTCAAGATGCAAGGTCTTCCCATCCCTGAGGGAGACCCAGGCCCTAGAGTCCCGGCCAAAATTCCCAAAAGATCTGTCTGCAGCTTCCCCTGGTCCCCGAACTCCAACCTCCACCCTCACCGGCTTCCTCCTGCTCTCCAGAAGCCTCGCTAGCACTGGCCTCCTTCTCTTCAGCAGCCTGGTTCCCACTGGCCTCCTGGCTCTCGCTGGTCCCTGAATCTTGCTCCAGCTTCTGCTTCTTGGCAGCCTGGCTCTCTGCAATCTTCTCTAGGACTTCCTGACGACGGGTCTCACGAGCCTCAGCCGCCAGAGCGCTCTGTTCCTGGAAGCTCTGCTCTTGTTGGCGCTTGAAGGATGCCAGAGCCTGAAAAGTCAACTTTGCTGGAGCCTCAGGGTCCAGGTATGCCCTCCCCCAGGCAGCCAGAAATCTTGAGGCCCAGACCGCTCCCACCTCAGGGCCGGAGTCCGGGGATCCCGGCATCCCACTCCCACATGATCCCACGTCCCTCCCACTCAGGGTCTCAAGCCTCTTCTCGCGCAGGTCCAGAGAGCGTGCGCCCCCAGCCCGCTCCCCTTACCAGGCTGTGTTGGCGGGGATCCGGGCGCGGAGCGCTGACTAGGGTCACGGCGCCGATCTCGGCTAGGAGCCGCGCCTCCTCCGGCATCAGCAGCAGCGGCAGGCCCAGGCGCGAGTTCTGGCGGGGCCCGCGAGGCAGGGCGCCCACCGTGCGGCCCCCTACTCCCAGGCGCTCCCGCAGCGCCTGCACGGCCTCGGCCCCCCACACAAGGGAGCGGCCGTTCGCCACCTCCACCACCAGCATCCTCCTGCGGGAGCCGGGGCACTGCGGTCACCGACAGTGCCGCCCAGAGCGCTCCCACCGCCTCGGGGGTCTCGGCGAACCACCGCCCTGGGCCTCAAGGGGCGGAGCCACTCCGTGGCGGTTCACCACCTGCTGGACAGGAGGGGCAGGCCCCGCCCCCGGGCGCCTGGCCCCGCCCCCGGATCATCCGGGTAGGCCCTGGGGCCGCGCGAGACGGTACCCTGCCTTTCGCCCAACCGCGAGTCACAACTCCCGCCTGGGCCAACATAGTCTCGCCCGCCATCGTGCCTTCACGCCTCCGAGAAAAGCCTCCCGCGGGGCCACGCCCCTTCGAGAGGTTCATTTGCACCGCTCTCTTGCCCAGCAGGCGTCTCCCCTCTTCGGACATTCCCGTCAGATGTCGGGACCTGCCGAGGCCAAGACCATGCCCAATTCGGACTGCTCGGGACCTGGCTCCGCCCACTTCGAGAGGCCTCGCCTCTTACCGAACGCAAGCAAGTCCGCGTTCGGGAGTCCTCGGCTCGGTCGGATGAACCGCCCCACCCCTTTCCGAAATAAGTAGTCGAGTGTTCCGGCTTCATCGTCTCCGGTCATCCGCAGGTTGTGGCCCCGCCCCATCCGGCCGCAGGCACTCCCACCAGCGGGGGGAGTCCCCGCACCACAACCAAGCCCCACGGCCGGAGGCCCCGCCCCCTGAGCACCCGATGCCCGTTCTCCGCTCCCGCGGGCTCACCCCACTCGTAGTCGCGCGGTCCGCCTCCTCGCTCCCCCTCAGAATGTGGCGTCGTCCTCCGATAAAACCAGCTCGTCACCTTGTAAACACTAATCGCAGTCCTGGCGGAGCCACCACCTACGCATCGCGCCACGCGCGGCTCCTTGCACAACACCCACCCAGGATGGACCCGCCCCCCACCCGCCCGCCGCCAGCTCTGCGAAATGGGAACTCTGGGGACCGCCCCGCAGCGCCGTAGCCCCGCCTTCCTCCTGAAGTAAACCACCTTTAATTCCGCCCCTCTGAACGCACCCCGCTTCTCCGATTCGGTTCCGCAACTTCGGTCCTCGAGACGCGTTACCCCGGCCCCGCCTCCCTTCGCTGACGTGATTCATGACCCCGCCCCCTGGGAGATGTCCTGATCCCGCCTCTGTTTCGTGGCCTGAGCCTGTGGTCCCGCTTCCCTCCTAGACGTGAGACTTCGCCTATCAGCGAACCCCGTTCCCTCGCACCCAACTATCTCCAAAGGAAATCGCAGCTGTGGCCCCGCCCACCTCCGTCCGACTCCCTTGGCCCCGCCTATTTCCGAACACAGACATTCCAAAGTCGATTACCTCCGAAGAACACCGAAGCTCGTAGCTTGGTCCCCAAGCTGTCTGCCCGCCTGCTCTGCGCGCAAAAACCCGAAGCGGACGCCCCTCCTCTTTCCGAACCCGAAGCTCCGCCTCGCTGTGGATTCGGGCCGGGTAGATCTGGGCTCGCGGTCTGGCCACGGACGTGTGCTCCTGCCGCCCGGGGCCAGCACCTTCCCTGCTTAGCGCACAGCGGGACGGGGGCGCGCACTTGACCCCGATCGCGCGGCCTGACCGACCCCCAGCGAGGCGGGGGC
The Saccopteryx bilineata isolate mSacBil1 chromosome 3, mSacBil1_pri_phased_curated, whole genome shotgun sequence DNA segment above includes these coding regions:
- the TSEN34 gene encoding tRNA-splicing endonuclease subunit Sen34; amino-acid sequence: MLVVEVANGRSLVWGAEAVQALRERLGVGGRTVGALPRGPRQNSRLGLPLLLMPEEARLLAEIGAVTLVSAPRPDPRQHSLALASFKRQQEQSFQEQSALAAEARETRRQEVLEKIAESQAAKKQKLEQDSGTSESQEASGNQAAEEKEASASEASGEQEEAGSSSPQLGPSDGAAPLPRSALLVQLATARPRPIKARPLDWRVQSKDWPHAGRPAHELRYSIYRDLWERGFFLSAAGKFGGDFLVYPGDPLRFHAHYIAQCWAPEDPIPLQDLVSAGRLGTSVRKTLLLCSPQPDGKVVYTSLQWASLQ